In the Deltaproteobacteria bacterium genome, one interval contains:
- the rpsU gene encoding 30S ribosomal protein S21 — MPGVKVKEGESFENALKRFKKQCEKAGILSEIRKREHYEKPSVKRKKKALAARKRAMKRMRIYDE, encoded by the coding sequence ATGCCGGGGGTCAAAGTTAAAGAAGGTGAATCCTTCGAAAATGCCCTAAAAAGGTTTAAAAAGCAGTGCGAGAAGGCCGGGATTCTTTCGGAAATCCGCAAGCGGGAGCATTACGAAAAGCCCAGCGTGAAGAGGAAGAAAAAAGCCCTGGCCGCGCGCAAGCGGGCCATGAAGCGCATGCGGATTTATGACGAGTAA